The following are from one region of the Salvia splendens isolate huo1 chromosome 2, SspV2, whole genome shotgun sequence genome:
- the LOC121792929 gene encoding LOW QUALITY PROTEIN: fructokinase-1-like (The sequence of the model RefSeq protein was modified relative to this genomic sequence to represent the inferred CDS: inserted 1 base in 1 codon) produces MHNQAAISLKSSYALFSSSPNALQNPKSCLSLVRRRCSYYSLLKCRGIEIPAVSKQRVASLCVGAGSVEDDRIKSVGVKEIDVATLGNLCVDIVLSVPELPPKPLDERKAYMDELSKSPPDKKYWEAGGNCNMAIAAARLGLNVVTVGHVGDEIYGRFLFDVLHDEGIGMVEMNEQKTVANLKDYETLLCWVLVDPLQRHGFCSRADFSAEPAFSWMSSLSIEAKMAIRRSKIVFCNGYGFDELSPSLLVTALDYAVEVGTSVFFDPGPRGKSLQTGTLEERKALEKYLRMSDVLLLTSEEAESLTGVEDPILAGQELLKEGIRTKWVIIKMGPRGSLLXTPSSISCAPGFKVDVIDTVGCGDSFVAAIAFGFIHKMSLVYTLTIANAVGAATAMGCGAGRNVAALKQVMELVKGSNLKEDNKFWEDLLRAHTDAEQITLLTEIAVNGNSSHVQPISLQKVISELIPKLECADRKQVGVC; encoded by the exons ATGCATAATCAAGCTGCAATATCCCTCAAATCCAGTtatgccctcttttcttcctccCCAAACGCCCTCCAAAACCCTAAATCCTGCCTCTCGCTTGTCAGACGGCGTTGCAGCTACTATTCGCTGCTGAAATGCAGAGGAATCGAGATTCCGGCGGTCTCCAAGCAGCGCGTCGCTTCTCTCTGCGTCGGCGCCGGCTCGGTGGAGGATGACAGGATTAAATCCGTTGGAGTTAAGGAAATCGACGTCGCCACGCTTGGGAATTTGTGCGTCGATATAGTGCTCAGTGTTCCTGAGCTGCCGCCGAAGCCCTTGGATGAGCGCAAAGCCTATATGGATGAGTTGTCCAAGTCGCCTCCTGATAAG AAATACTGGGAAGCTGGTGGCAATTGCAATATGGCTATAGCTGCAGCTAGATTGGGACTTAATGTTGTTACAGTTGGTCATGTTGGGGATGAAATCTATGGTCGTTTCCTCTTTGATGTACTCCATGATGAAGGAATTGGTATGGTTGAAATGAACGAACAGAAAACTGTGGCAAATCTGAAAGACTATGAAACTCTTCTGTGCTGGGTTTTAGTTGACCCCCTGCAAAGGCATGGTTTTTGCAG CCGTGCAGATTTCAGTGCGGAACCTGCATTTAGTTGGATGAGCAGTCTTTCCATAGAAGCAAAGATGGCTATAAGAAGGTCAAAGATTGTTTTCTGCAATGGTTATGGATTCGACGAACTTTCGCCTAGCTTGCTTGTGACTGCTCTAGATTATGCCGTTGAAGTGGGTACATCAGTCTTTTTTGACCCTGGCCCACGAGGGAAATCTCTTCAAACTGGAACCCTCGAAGAGCGAAAAGCCCTTGAGAAGTACTTGAGGATGAGTGATGTTCTTCTATTAACTTCTGAAGAG GCTGAATCATTGACTGGCGTTGAGGACCCTATATTAGCAGGTCAAGAGCTGCTCAAGGAAGGAATTCGGACAAAGTGGGTGATTATTAAAATGGGTCCAAGAGGTTCTTTAT TCACCCCTTCAAGTATCTCCTGTGCCCCTGGATTTAAG GTTGATGTCATAGACACCGTTGGATGTGGAGACAGTTTCGTGGCCGCCATTGCATTTGGTTTTATACACAAAATGTCTCTGGTTTATACATTGACCATTGCAAATGCTGTAGGTGCTGCAACTGCTATGGGTTGCGGTGCTGGTAGAAATGTCGCTGCCCTGAAGCAGGTAATGGAACTTGTCAAAGGATCAAACCTCAAAGAAGACAACAAGTTCTGGGAGGACTTGCTAAGGGCGCACACGGATGCAGAGCAGATCACACTGCTCACAGAAATTGCTGTAAATGGAAATAGCAGTCACGTTCAACCCATCTCCTTGCAGAAAGTGATCTCTGAACTGATACCCAAGCTTGAATGCGCAGATCGAAAGCAGGTTGGAGTATGTTGA
- the LOC121766989 gene encoding probable myosin-binding protein 4 isoform X2, with translation MAAGVSFSRKRKINGFMSVLSSAACEWFLMFLLFLDAAFWYLLLKFVRYCELETPCLLCSRLDHGLGKKKHSLCWSLLCSAHRDEISSLVSCSVHCRFADVHSLCEECHSSIVKQKKSSSLENMACSCCNITVKAKSNTGRLLQLDPLGFGASRATNIGQPLPSTPVSTQFSHSDSLKRFREKIAGTVVTDEPAQEKSVGVDIKSTVAYTKLDLSSDSESEFAHSEDDDDDDDVNNDSVANTSVILEHDTEQRLDELPSDSDALESQGGQGFNVKSLALDPPSMIKTSDHKNDDTFSSDANTKHFALLDQEEECYYKRGSSLTRKLISLCDSFSPRGGAVGSSAETSGSSVSLPHRRAISVPSEVISVCNVAPLSNDTRPEKEYAGETSENGEPSEASNVKATVGTYSDGTRLSTENDKHQMDASVHGDGTLQLSSRSAFEPTDTRGSAKIEDLAAVSTSELGSFQEEGSHGAHHKRDEFKIGDPHSKILPYPASSENNDSYVSADEIAVNDIEGESILEQLRRQIEHDHNCLNSLYKELDEERNAAAIAAEEAMAMITRLQEEKAALRMEASHYLRMMEEQAAYDSQALDKANDLLSERERELQDLEYELDAYRNNYLDEPDEDDIQETSPGASSDSKADKILRPNGNCKPTSGSASSFEDENMYSGNVMPHGPC, from the exons ATGGCTGCTGGAGTTTCGTtttcgaggaagaggaagatcAATGGATTTATGAGTGTCTTGTCATCCGCTGCATGTGAATGGTTCTTGATGTTCCTGCTGTTTCTCGATGCAGCATTTTGGTATCTGCTTCTAAAATTTGTGCGCTATTGTGAACTGGAAACGCCTTGTCTGTTATGCTCTAGACTTGATCATGGTTTGGGGAAGAAGAAACATTCATTATGTTGGAGCTTATTGTGTAGTGCCCACAGAGACGAGATATCTTCACTAGTGTCCTGTTCTGTCCATTGTAGATTTGCTGATGTTCATAGCCTGTGTGAAGAGTGTCACTCATCGATTGTTAAGCAGAAAAAATCTAGTTCCCTTGAAAACATGGCATGTTCCTGCTGCAACATTACGGTTAAGGCTAAATCTAACACTGGAAGATTGCTACAGCTTGACCCTCTTGGTTTCGGGGCTTCTAGGGCTACTAACATTGGGCAGCCTCTGCCAAGTACCCCAGTTTCAACTCAGTTCAGTCATAGCGATAGCTTAAAGAGGTTTAGAGAAAAGATTGCTGGAACGGTGGTGACAGATGAACCAGCTCAGGAAAAAAGTGTTGGTGTTGATATAAAGTCTACTGTAGCTTATACAAAGCTGGATCTGTCCTCTGATTCTGAGTCTGAATTTGCACATtcagaagatgatgatgatgatgatgatgtgaaTAATGATTCTGTTGCTAACACGTCTGTCATCCTGGAGCATGATACCGAACAAAGACTGGACGAACTACCGTCTGATAGTGATGCTCTAGAGAGCCAGGGGGGTCagggttttaatgtgaaatcTCTAGCTCTTGATCCGCCTAGTATGATTAAAACTAGTGACCACAAGAATGATGATACTTTTTCTTCTGATGCCAACACAAAGCATTTTGCTCTTCTTGATCAGGAAGAAGAGTGTTATTATAAGCGCGGTTCATCTTTGACACGGAAGCTAATTTCTTTATGCGACAGTTTCTCACCTCGTGGGGGTGCTGTTGGTTCTTCAGCAGAGACATCTGGATCCAGTGTTTCTCTCCCTCACCGACGAGCCATCTCTGTACCATCTGAGGTTATTTCTGTATGCAATGTTGCTCCATTATCCAATGACACAAGACCAGAAAAAG AATATGCTGGGGAAACCAGTGAGAATGGAGAACCATCTGAGGCCAGTAATGTAAAAGCTACTGTAGGAACTTATTCGGATGGTACTCGTTTGTCTACGGAAAATGATAAGCATCAGATGGATGCTTCGGTTCATGGTGACGGAACTCTACAACTATCATCAAGGAGTGCTTTTGAGCCAACTGACACCCGTGGTTCTGCTAAAATTGAAGATTTGGCTGCAGTATCTACTTCTGAATTGGGCTCGTTTCAAGAAGAAGGCAGTCATGGAGCTCATCATAAGCGTGATGAATTTAAAATAGGAGATCCTCATTCTAAGATACTTCCGTATCCAGCCTCTTCAGAGAATAATGACTCATATGTATCTGCGGATGAAATCGCTGTGAATGACATCGAAGGTGAAAGTATTCTTGAGCAACTAAGACGACAGATTGAGCATGATCACAACTGCCTGAATTCTTTGTACAAGGAATTAGACGAAGAAAGAAATGCTGCTGCTATTGCAGCAGAAGAAGCAATGGCTATGATTACAAGATTGCAGGAGGAGAAAGCAGCGTTACGTATGGAGGCATCGCATTACCTACGAATGATGGAGGAGCAAGCGGCATATGATTCTCAGGCACTGGATAAGGCTAATGATCTTCTTTCTGAAAGGGAGAGGGAATTGCAAGACCTTGAATATGAGCTAGATGCTTACAGAAATAACTACCTTGACGAGCCAGATGAAGATGATATACAAGAAACAAGTCCTGGGGCGTCTAGTGACTCCAAAGCTGATAAAATCCTGAGACCCAATGGCAACTGCAAACCTACGAGTGGCTCAGCATCAAGCTTTGAAGACGAAAATATGTACTCTGGCAATGTAATGCCTCATGGTCCatgttaa
- the LOC121766989 gene encoding probable myosin-binding protein 4 isoform X1 — protein MAAGVSFSRKRKINGFMSVLSSAACEWFLMFLLFLDAAFWYLLLKFVRYCELETPCLLCSRLDHGLGKKKHSLCWSLLCSAHRDEISSLVSCSVHCRFADVHSLCEECHSSIVKQKKSSSLENMACSCCNITVKAKSNTGRLLQLDPLGFGASRATNIGQPLPSTPVSTQFSHSDSLKRFREKIAGTVVTDEPAQEKSVGVDIKSTVAYTKLDLSSDSESEFAHSEDDDDDDDVNNDSVANTSVILEHDTEQRLDELPSDSDALESQGGQGFNVKSLALDPPSMIKTSDHKNDDTFSSDANTKHFALLDQEEECYYKRGSSLTRKLISLCDSFSPRGGAVGSSAETSGSSVSLPHRRAISVPSEVISVCNVAPLSNDTRPEKVEYAGETSENGEPSEASNVKATVGTYSDGTRLSTENDKHQMDASVHGDGTLQLSSRSAFEPTDTRGSAKIEDLAAVSTSELGSFQEEGSHGAHHKRDEFKIGDPHSKILPYPASSENNDSYVSADEIAVNDIEGESILEQLRRQIEHDHNCLNSLYKELDEERNAAAIAAEEAMAMITRLQEEKAALRMEASHYLRMMEEQAAYDSQALDKANDLLSERERELQDLEYELDAYRNNYLDEPDEDDIQETSPGASSDSKADKILRPNGNCKPTSGSASSFEDENMYSGNVMPHGPC, from the exons ATGGCTGCTGGAGTTTCGTtttcgaggaagaggaagatcAATGGATTTATGAGTGTCTTGTCATCCGCTGCATGTGAATGGTTCTTGATGTTCCTGCTGTTTCTCGATGCAGCATTTTGGTATCTGCTTCTAAAATTTGTGCGCTATTGTGAACTGGAAACGCCTTGTCTGTTATGCTCTAGACTTGATCATGGTTTGGGGAAGAAGAAACATTCATTATGTTGGAGCTTATTGTGTAGTGCCCACAGAGACGAGATATCTTCACTAGTGTCCTGTTCTGTCCATTGTAGATTTGCTGATGTTCATAGCCTGTGTGAAGAGTGTCACTCATCGATTGTTAAGCAGAAAAAATCTAGTTCCCTTGAAAACATGGCATGTTCCTGCTGCAACATTACGGTTAAGGCTAAATCTAACACTGGAAGATTGCTACAGCTTGACCCTCTTGGTTTCGGGGCTTCTAGGGCTACTAACATTGGGCAGCCTCTGCCAAGTACCCCAGTTTCAACTCAGTTCAGTCATAGCGATAGCTTAAAGAGGTTTAGAGAAAAGATTGCTGGAACGGTGGTGACAGATGAACCAGCTCAGGAAAAAAGTGTTGGTGTTGATATAAAGTCTACTGTAGCTTATACAAAGCTGGATCTGTCCTCTGATTCTGAGTCTGAATTTGCACATtcagaagatgatgatgatgatgatgatgtgaaTAATGATTCTGTTGCTAACACGTCTGTCATCCTGGAGCATGATACCGAACAAAGACTGGACGAACTACCGTCTGATAGTGATGCTCTAGAGAGCCAGGGGGGTCagggttttaatgtgaaatcTCTAGCTCTTGATCCGCCTAGTATGATTAAAACTAGTGACCACAAGAATGATGATACTTTTTCTTCTGATGCCAACACAAAGCATTTTGCTCTTCTTGATCAGGAAGAAGAGTGTTATTATAAGCGCGGTTCATCTTTGACACGGAAGCTAATTTCTTTATGCGACAGTTTCTCACCTCGTGGGGGTGCTGTTGGTTCTTCAGCAGAGACATCTGGATCCAGTGTTTCTCTCCCTCACCGACGAGCCATCTCTGTACCATCTGAGGTTATTTCTGTATGCAATGTTGCTCCATTATCCAATGACACAAGACCAGAAAAAG TAGAATATGCTGGGGAAACCAGTGAGAATGGAGAACCATCTGAGGCCAGTAATGTAAAAGCTACTGTAGGAACTTATTCGGATGGTACTCGTTTGTCTACGGAAAATGATAAGCATCAGATGGATGCTTCGGTTCATGGTGACGGAACTCTACAACTATCATCAAGGAGTGCTTTTGAGCCAACTGACACCCGTGGTTCTGCTAAAATTGAAGATTTGGCTGCAGTATCTACTTCTGAATTGGGCTCGTTTCAAGAAGAAGGCAGTCATGGAGCTCATCATAAGCGTGATGAATTTAAAATAGGAGATCCTCATTCTAAGATACTTCCGTATCCAGCCTCTTCAGAGAATAATGACTCATATGTATCTGCGGATGAAATCGCTGTGAATGACATCGAAGGTGAAAGTATTCTTGAGCAACTAAGACGACAGATTGAGCATGATCACAACTGCCTGAATTCTTTGTACAAGGAATTAGACGAAGAAAGAAATGCTGCTGCTATTGCAGCAGAAGAAGCAATGGCTATGATTACAAGATTGCAGGAGGAGAAAGCAGCGTTACGTATGGAGGCATCGCATTACCTACGAATGATGGAGGAGCAAGCGGCATATGATTCTCAGGCACTGGATAAGGCTAATGATCTTCTTTCTGAAAGGGAGAGGGAATTGCAAGACCTTGAATATGAGCTAGATGCTTACAGAAATAACTACCTTGACGAGCCAGATGAAGATGATATACAAGAAACAAGTCCTGGGGCGTCTAGTGACTCCAAAGCTGATAAAATCCTGAGACCCAATGGCAACTGCAAACCTACGAGTGGCTCAGCATCAAGCTTTGAAGACGAAAATATGTACTCTGGCAATGTAATGCCTCATGGTCCatgttaa